AGTTATTACACAAGAGTTTCAAGGGAACTTATCAACCCACAAGTCATCGACCTGTTTGTTGAAGATATAGAAAGAACCCACAGGTGAAAAACAGTTTGCATGAAGCAAGGCAGAATTTGACAGCCCGTGCCAAAGCAATGAAGCCCTCGGCACTCGCTTGCTGGGCggggacagggaagggaggaCACGGAATGTTTGGGATCCGGATGGAAAAGGAGCGGGTTTGCCTCGCCACCTCTCCTGAGCTGGGGGTAGCACAGGTGAAGATGAAAAACCAAGCTGATGGATAAAGAAGAATCCAGGGCTGTCTCAGGATTTGtaaagggaggggaaaaaaaaaaagtaaggaacAGTTTTCTGATCAGTTCAGACCATCAGCCAGGGGAAGATTATTCCCCAAAGGCGGCACAATGAACCTCAACTACGGTTTCTTAGagcaaacaatattttaaaatactcaatTTAAGAACATCATCAGGCCAACTGCTATATGCTCATAGTGCGCCGCTTACCAAAGCGTTTGACTCCTCAAAGCATTCATTTGGGGGGGAAAATCGGAATTATTTTGTCTGACAGCTGAGCCCGCAGACTTCTGATCCCTGACACGGCTCTGAGACCCCGGACAGACCTTTCGAGACATCCACTGTAATAAATAActtaactctttttttcttttttttttttcgcctttattttcaaagactttCTGTTTCCGGCCCCGCGCTGCCCTCAGCGCTTCCCGCCCCAGCTCCTCCCGCCTCCCGCTCCAGCTCCTCCCGCCTCAGCGCTTCCcgccagctccctcagcactcCCCGGGACCCAGGAGCCGCTGCAGCCCTCGGCAGCCGCCGGAGCCCCGCTCCCGGCAGGTGAGgaggcggccgggccggggggacgtgaggggaaggaagggggcGGGATGTCGCCGGGCAGTG
Above is a window of Motacilla alba alba isolate MOTALB_02 chromosome 4, Motacilla_alba_V1.0_pri, whole genome shotgun sequence DNA encoding:
- the TIFA gene encoding TRAF-interacting protein with FHA domain-containing protein A isoform X4, translated to MKPSALACWAGTGKGGHGMFGIRMEKERVCLATSPELGVAQTFCFRPRAALSASRPSSSRLPLQLLPPQRFPPAPSALPGTQEPLQPSAAAGAPLPAGEEDEVRARWRYGQQRGSGCSRAAEKSTEGSSLLADALYTSAAAESWGFPADHGEIARGGDNSSNGSRGQSQQSLSKHFFRARGQFGEPKECFINI